Proteins encoded by one window of Blautia luti:
- the plsY gene encoding glycerol-3-phosphate 1-O-acyltransferase PlsY has translation MERLVCIAIGYVCGLFQTAYILGKIYHIDIRKQGSGNLGSTNVLRTLGKKAGALNLLCDCLKCVVAILIARAVFGNSYSDILPLLSLYAAAGCILGHNFPFYLNFKGGKGVAASVGLVIAFDWRIFVICAIVFFGLFFLTHYVSLCSVSAYFAAFISMIVFGQMGSYHMDHAHTIELYVVMGVLTVLAFYRHKKNIHRLLDGTESKIYLSKKNK, from the coding sequence ATGGAACGCTTGGTTTGTATAGCAATAGGGTATGTTTGCGGACTCTTTCAGACCGCATATATTTTGGGAAAGATTTATCATATCGATATCCGGAAACAGGGAAGCGGAAATCTCGGCTCTACCAATGTGCTGCGTACACTTGGAAAGAAGGCAGGAGCACTGAATCTTTTGTGTGACTGTCTGAAGTGTGTGGTTGCGATCCTGATCGCAAGAGCAGTATTTGGAAATTCTTACAGTGATATTCTGCCGTTGTTAAGCCTTTATGCAGCAGCAGGATGCATCCTGGGACATAATTTCCCGTTTTATCTGAATTTCAAAGGTGGAAAAGGTGTGGCTGCGTCTGTAGGACTTGTTATTGCATTTGACTGGCGCATTTTTGTGATCTGTGCGATCGTATTCTTTGGATTGTTCTTTCTGACACATTATGTTTCATTGTGTTCAGTGAGTGCATATTTTGCCGCGTTTATCAGTATGATCGTGTTTGGGCAGATGGGATCTTATCATATGGACCATGCACATACCATAGAACTTTATGTTGTGATGGGAGTCCTGACAGTGCTGGCATTCTACAGACATAAGAAGAACATCCACCGCCTTCTTGACGGAACAGAAAGCAAGATTTATCTGAGTAAGAAAAATAAATAA
- the der gene encoding ribosome biogenesis GTPase Der yields the protein MSKPVVAIVGRPNVGKSTLFNALAGEKISIVKDTPGVTRDRIYADVTWLDKAFTMIDTGGIEPDSSDIILSQMREQAQIAIDTADVIIFITDVHQGLVDSDAKVADMLRRSGKPVVLVVNKVDSIQKFMMDVYEFYNLGIGEPMPISAANRMGLGDMLDEVIKHFPEDADTEEDDEIPRIAIVGKPNVGKSSLVNKLLGEDRVIVSDIAGTTRDAVDTRVKWQGKDYIFIDTAGLRRKGKVKEEIERYSVIRTVTAVERADVVIVMIDASEGVTEQDAKIAGIAHERGKGVIIAVNKWDAIEKNDKTIYKHTNRIREVLAYMPYAELVFISAKTGLRISRMFETIDAVIENQTLRIQTGVLNEILSEAVAMQQPPSDKGKRLKIYYMTQVAVKPPTFVIFVNDKELMHFSYTRYLENKIRDAFGFAGTSLKFIIRERGEKE from the coding sequence ATGAGCAAACCGGTAGTAGCGATAGTGGGCAGGCCTAATGTAGGTAAATCCACATTGTTTAATGCACTGGCAGGTGAGAAGATTTCTATTGTAAAAGATACACCTGGCGTTACAAGAGACAGAATTTATGCAGATGTAACATGGCTGGATAAGGCATTTACCATGATCGATACAGGTGGTATTGAACCGGACAGCAGTGACATCATCCTTTCTCAGATGAGAGAGCAGGCACAGATTGCCATTGATACAGCAGATGTAATCATCTTTATTACAGACGTTCATCAGGGACTTGTGGATTCCGATGCGAAAGTAGCAGATATGCTCCGTCGCAGCGGAAAGCCGGTTGTCCTTGTTGTAAACAAAGTAGACAGCATTCAGAAATTTATGATGGATGTTTATGAGTTCTATAATCTTGGTATCGGTGAACCGATGCCGATCTCAGCAGCAAACCGTATGGGACTGGGAGATATGCTGGATGAAGTGATCAAGCATTTTCCGGAGGACGCAGATACAGAGGAAGACGATGAGATCCCGAGAATTGCGATCGTAGGGAAACCAAATGTAGGAAAATCTTCTCTGGTAAACAAACTTCTGGGTGAAGACCGTGTAATCGTTTCTGATATTGCAGGAACTACAAGAGATGCGGTAGATACCAGAGTGAAGTGGCAGGGTAAGGACTATATCTTTATTGATACAGCCGGACTTCGCCGTAAGGGTAAGGTAAAAGAAGAAATCGAGAGATACAGTGTGATCCGTACAGTAACTGCTGTAGAGCGTGCAGATGTGGTGATCGTTATGATCGATGCATCTGAAGGTGTTACAGAGCAGGATGCCAAGATCGCAGGTATTGCCCATGAGAGAGGAAAGGGCGTTATCATTGCTGTAAATAAATGGGATGCCATTGAGAAGAATGATAAGACCATTTATAAACATACAAACAGGATCCGCGAGGTTCTGGCATATATGCCGTATGCAGAACTGGTATTTATTTCTGCAAAAACAGGACTCAGGATTTCCAGGATGTTTGAGACTATTGATGCAGTTATTGAGAACCAGACACTTCGTATCCAGACAGGTGTCCTGAACGAGATCCTTTCCGAGGCAGTTGCTATGCAGCAGCCGCCGTCTGACAAGGGTAAACGACTGAAGATTTACTATATGACTCAGGTTGCTGTAAAACCACCGACATTTGTAATCTTTGTCAATGACAAAGAACTGATGCATTTCTCCTACACCAGATACCTGGAGAATAAGATCAGGGATGCGTTCGGATTCGCAGGAACATCACTGAAATTCATTATTCGTGAACGAGGTGAGAAGGAATAA
- a CDS encoding DUF512 domain-containing protein has translation MKKNLHIISKVIPGGIGEELELEPGDALLSINGQPVEDVFDYRYLMNDEFVTLLVRKKNGEEWELEVEKEYEDDLGVEFENSLMDEYRSCSNHCIFCFIDQMPPGMRETLYFKDDDSRLSFLQGNYVTLTNMSDYDLDRIIKFHLSPINVSFQTMNPKLRCKMLHNRFAGDALAKVDKLYKGDVTMNGQIVLCKGINDRDELEYSLEKLSEYAPVLQSVSIVPVGLSKYRKGLYPLESFDKEDARYLISQVERWQKIMVKKHDIHFVHASDEWYILAGYELPEEGRYDGYLQLENGVGMMRLLETEVKERLEQLEGDDRTVNATVATGRLAAPYIGRMIKLVQEKFPNVQAEVYAVKNNFFGEKITVSGLITATDLMDQLAQRNLGEKVLIPCNMLRSGEDVFLDDLTVEDVRQALKTEVVVVDEPGADLVNCLIEAPDHKKIRRRQIYEQTGSSDSGQA, from the coding sequence ATGAAAAAAAATTTACACATTATATCCAAAGTGATTCCCGGCGGTATCGGGGAGGAACTGGAACTGGAACCAGGGGATGCGCTGCTTTCCATTAACGGCCAGCCGGTAGAGGATGTGTTTGATTATCGTTATCTGATGAACGACGAATTTGTTACACTCCTTGTCCGTAAGAAGAATGGCGAGGAATGGGAACTGGAAGTAGAGAAGGAATACGAAGATGACCTTGGAGTGGAGTTTGAGAACAGCCTTATGGATGAGTACCGCTCCTGTTCCAATCATTGTATTTTCTGCTTTATTGACCAGATGCCACCCGGTATGAGAGAAACTTTATATTTTAAAGATGATGATTCCAGACTGTCATTCCTGCAGGGAAATTACGTTACCCTGACGAATATGAGTGACTATGATTTGGATCGTATTATCAAGTTTCATCTTTCACCCATCAATGTATCATTTCAGACTATGAATCCAAAGCTTCGCTGTAAAATGCTCCATAACCGATTTGCCGGAGATGCCCTTGCAAAAGTTGACAAGCTTTATAAGGGTGATGTGACCATGAACGGACAGATTGTTCTCTGCAAGGGGATTAACGACAGAGATGAACTGGAATACAGTCTGGAGAAACTCTCGGAATATGCTCCTGTGCTGCAGAGCGTTTCAATCGTGCCTGTAGGTCTTTCCAAATATCGAAAAGGCCTGTATCCACTGGAATCTTTTGATAAAGAGGATGCGAGGTACCTGATCAGTCAGGTAGAGCGGTGGCAGAAGATTATGGTGAAGAAGCATGACATTCATTTTGTGCATGCTTCGGATGAATGGTATATTCTTGCGGGATATGAACTTCCCGAAGAGGGCAGATACGACGGATACCTTCAGCTGGAAAACGGTGTTGGTATGATGCGCCTGCTTGAAACAGAAGTAAAAGAGAGACTTGAGCAGCTTGAAGGTGATGACAGAACAGTAAACGCGACTGTTGCGACAGGACGGCTGGCAGCACCTTATATAGGCAGAATGATAAAACTGGTACAGGAAAAATTTCCGAATGTCCAGGCTGAAGTATATGCGGTAAAGAATAATTTCTTTGGAGAGAAGATCACAGTTTCGGGTCTGATCACAGCGACTGATCTTATGGATCAGCTTGCTCAGAGAAATCTGGGAGAAAAAGTGCTGATCCCGTGTAATATGCTCAGAAGTGGCGAGGATGTTTTTCTGGATGACCTGACGGTGGAGGATGTCAGACAGGCTCTTAAGACAGAGGTCGTGGTAGTAGATGAGCCGGGGGCAGACCTGGTAAACTGTCTGATCGAGGCACCAGACCATAAAAAGATAAGAAGGAGACAGATATATGAGCAAACCGGTAGTAGCGATAGTGGGCAGGCCTAA
- a CDS encoding ribose-phosphate pyrophosphokinase: MPNIELLEKSMPVAPIRIAALGCQDLAEEVDKKLVKFRKELVARKQLSIIPQGYSEESFLVECACPRFGTGEGKGYIKESVRGTDLFIMVDVTNYSETYTVCGHENHMSPDNHFQDLKRIISAATGKAHRINVIMPFLYEGRQHRRTKRESLDCALALKELSDMGVSNLITFDAHDPRVQNSIPLNGFDNFFPTYQFLKALIKSVPDLKVDNDHLMIISPDEGAMSRAVYFSNILGVDMGMFYKRRDYSTIVNGKNPIVAHEFLGDSVEGKDVVVIDDMISSGGSMLDVAKQLKERHAKRVFVCTTYGLFTDGMDKFDEYYEKGWLDRVITTNLNYRIPELLTKPYYIEANMSKYLASIIDIINHDVSVEKVRSSNEKIMSLMQKVNGK, encoded by the coding sequence ATGCCAAACATAGAATTACTGGAAAAATCCATGCCGGTGGCACCCATTCGTATTGCTGCACTTGGATGCCAGGATCTCGCCGAAGAAGTTGATAAAAAACTGGTGAAATTCCGCAAAGAACTGGTTGCCCGCAAACAGTTAAGCATCATTCCGCAGGGTTACAGCGAAGAATCTTTCCTTGTAGAATGTGCGTGCCCACGTTTCGGAACCGGTGAAGGAAAGGGCTACATCAAAGAATCTGTTCGTGGTACAGATTTATTCATCATGGTAGACGTTACCAACTACAGCGAAACCTATACTGTATGCGGACACGAAAACCACATGTCTCCTGACAATCATTTTCAGGATCTGAAACGAATCATCTCTGCTGCAACAGGTAAGGCACACCGCATCAACGTAATCATGCCGTTCCTTTACGAAGGCCGTCAGCACAGACGTACCAAAAGAGAATCTCTGGACTGCGCTCTGGCATTAAAGGAATTAAGTGATATGGGAGTTTCCAACCTGATCACATTCGATGCACATGATCCACGTGTACAGAACTCCATCCCGCTGAATGGATTCGATAATTTCTTCCCTACCTATCAGTTCCTGAAAGCTCTTATCAAGAGTGTTCCTGATCTTAAGGTAGACAACGATCATCTGATGATCATCAGCCCTGATGAAGGTGCTATGTCCAGAGCAGTGTATTTCTCCAATATTCTCGGCGTGGACATGGGTATGTTCTACAAACGCCGTGATTATTCTACTATCGTAAATGGTAAGAACCCTATCGTTGCCCACGAATTCCTGGGTGATTCTGTAGAAGGCAAGGATGTAGTCGTTATCGATGATATGATCTCCTCAGGTGGAAGTATGCTGGATGTTGCCAAGCAGTTAAAAGAGCGCCATGCAAAACGTGTTTTCGTATGCACAACTTACGGACTGTTTACAGACGGCATGGATAAATTCGATGAATATTATGAAAAAGGATGGCTGGACCGTGTCATCACCACCAACCTGAATTACCGTATCCCGGAACTTCTGACCAAACCATACTATATCGAAGCAAACATGAGCAAATATCTTGCAAGTATTATTGATATCATTAATCATGATGTTTCTGTAGAGAAGGTTCGTTCCAGCAACGAAAAGATCATGAGCCTGATGCAGAAAGTAAATGGTAAATAA
- the pgeF gene encoding peptidoglycan editing factor PgeF, translating into MKIKWQDEKIPHMNVKEAGEVTYLTYPAFEKLEGIIHGFSTRLGGVSRGIYSSMNLSFTRGDEEEAVKENYRRIAQAIGFRTDDIVTSDQTHTANVRKVTEADRGKGITVPRDYQDVDGMVTNVPGLVLTTFYADCVPLYFVDPVKCVIGLSHSGWRGTVAKIGKATVEKMKEEYGCHPEDILAAIGPSICQDCYEVSEDVIEEFKTAFAGEYQERLYYKKKNGKYQLNLWETNRLIFLEAGIPEANISMPGICTCCNPEFLFSHRASHGKRGNLAAFLGLK; encoded by the coding sequence ATGAAGATAAAATGGCAAGATGAGAAAATTCCACATATGAATGTGAAAGAAGCAGGAGAAGTTACCTATCTTACTTATCCGGCATTTGAGAAGCTGGAAGGCATTATCCATGGTTTCAGCACCCGCCTGGGCGGTGTAAGCAGAGGAATTTACAGTTCTATGAATCTGAGCTTTACCAGAGGAGATGAAGAGGAAGCAGTAAAAGAAAATTACAGAAGGATTGCACAGGCAATTGGATTTCGGACAGATGATATTGTCACTTCTGATCAGACGCATACGGCGAATGTGAGAAAAGTGACAGAAGCGGATCGTGGAAAAGGAATTACAGTTCCACGGGATTATCAGGATGTGGATGGAATGGTGACAAATGTTCCGGGACTGGTTCTGACCACATTTTATGCAGATTGTGTTCCTCTTTATTTCGTGGATCCGGTGAAATGTGTGATCGGTCTTTCTCACTCTGGCTGGAGAGGGACTGTTGCAAAGATCGGAAAAGCAACTGTAGAGAAGATGAAAGAGGAATATGGATGCCACCCGGAAGATATTCTGGCTGCAATAGGCCCGTCTATCTGCCAGGACTGCTATGAAGTCAGCGAAGATGTAATAGAAGAATTTAAAACTGCTTTTGCCGGGGAGTATCAGGAACGACTGTACTATAAAAAGAAAAATGGAAAATATCAGTTGAATCTCTGGGAGACAAACCGCCTTATTTTCCTGGAAGCAGGAATTCCTGAAGCTAATATTTCCATGCCTGGCATTTGTACCTGCTGTAATCCTGAGTTTCTGTTTTCACACAGAGCTTCTCATGGAAAGAGGGGGAATCTGGCAGCGTTTCTGGGACTGAAATAA
- a CDS encoding YraN family protein, producing MNHNTRKTGTWYEQKAAEYLKCQGLVILAHNYRCRFGEIDLIARDGRYVVFVEVKYRRNGSSGVSLEAVTPAKQRVISRVAQFYLTVKYNSVDVPCRFDVVGIDGDRLQWKKNAFEYQTGMKI from the coding sequence TTGAATCATAATACCAGAAAAACAGGAACCTGGTATGAACAAAAGGCAGCAGAGTATCTGAAATGCCAGGGGCTTGTAATACTGGCGCACAATTACAGATGCAGATTCGGAGAAATAGACCTGATAGCAAGAGATGGCCGTTATGTGGTGTTTGTAGAAGTAAAATACCGCAGAAATGGTTCTTCAGGTGTTTCTCTGGAAGCAGTAACGCCTGCGAAGCAAAGAGTGATCAGCAGGGTAGCACAGTTTTATCTGACTGTGAAATACAATAGTGTGGATGTTCCATGCAGATTCGATGTGGTTGGCATTGATGGAGACAGGCTACAGTGGAAAAAGAATGCATTTGAATATCAGACAGGAATGAAAATATGA
- a CDS encoding ribonuclease HII → MKTISEIKEEFAGLDIIKYQEFRNRYQEDSRAGVQKLIEQSYKKEAALEAEKLRTEQMKVYEHKYEDLGYLCGIDEVGRGPLAGPVVAGAVILPKDSQILYLNDSKKLTAAKREELYDVIMKEAVAVGIGMADPERIDEINILQATYEAMRQAVSKLSVVPQLLLNDAVTIPEVVIPQVPIIKGDAKSVSIAAASIVAKVTRDRMMEDYDKIYPEYGFASNKGYGAQVHIDALKKYGPCPIHRRTFITHFV, encoded by the coding sequence ATGAAAACCATCAGTGAGATAAAGGAAGAATTTGCCGGGCTGGATATCATCAAATACCAGGAATTCAGAAACAGATACCAGGAAGACTCCAGGGCGGGTGTGCAGAAACTGATAGAACAGAGCTATAAAAAAGAAGCAGCTCTGGAAGCGGAGAAACTGCGCACAGAACAGATGAAAGTTTATGAACATAAGTATGAAGATCTGGGGTATCTGTGCGGAATTGATGAAGTGGGCAGAGGTCCTCTGGCAGGTCCTGTGGTAGCAGGAGCGGTAATCCTTCCGAAAGACAGCCAGATTCTGTACCTGAATGATTCCAAGAAGCTTACAGCTGCAAAGAGGGAAGAACTTTATGATGTGATCATGAAAGAAGCTGTGGCAGTGGGGATCGGGATGGCTGACCCTGAGAGGATCGATGAGATCAATATCCTTCAGGCGACCTATGAAGCGATGCGCCAGGCTGTGAGTAAACTGTCCGTGGTGCCTCAGCTTCTTTTAAATGATGCGGTTACGATTCCGGAGGTCGTGATTCCTCAGGTGCCGATCATCAAAGGGGATGCCAAAAGTGTATCGATTGCGGCGGCCAGTATTGTGGCGAAGGTGACCAGAGATCGTATGATGGAGGACTATGATAAAATCTATCCGGAATATGGTTTTGCATCCAATAAGGGATATGGTGCACAGGTACATATAGATGCATTGAAAAAATATGGCCCCTGTCCTATACACAGAAGAACTTTTATTACACACTTTGTATAA
- the ylqF gene encoding ribosome biogenesis GTPase YlqF, whose amino-acid sequence MNVQWYPGHMTKAKRQMQEDIKLIDLIIELVDARVPLSSRNPDIDELGKNKSRLILLNKADLADERQNEAWKAYFQKKGFFVVKVDSRNGSGMKMIQNVIQEACKEKIERDRRRGIKNRPIRAMVVGIPNVGKSTFINTFAGRACAKTGNKPGVTKGKQWIRLNKGVELLDTPGILWPKFEDQQVGMRLACVGSIKDDILNMEELSLWLIDYLREHYAGILSARYEVEEEGAAVEVLERIARARGCLKKQEELDYAKAALVLFDDFRSGKIGRITLEWPTAENEEK is encoded by the coding sequence ATGAACGTACAATGGTACCCAGGTCATATGACCAAAGCAAAGAGGCAGATGCAGGAGGATATCAAGCTGATCGATCTGATCATTGAGCTTGTGGATGCCCGAGTGCCTCTTTCCAGCAGAAACCCGGATATTGATGAGCTGGGAAAGAACAAGTCCCGGCTTATTTTGCTGAATAAGGCAGATCTGGCAGATGAGAGACAGAATGAAGCCTGGAAGGCATATTTTCAGAAAAAGGGATTTTTCGTAGTAAAGGTAGATTCCAGAAACGGTTCCGGGATGAAAATGATCCAGAATGTGATCCAGGAAGCATGTAAAGAAAAGATTGAGAGAGACAGACGGAGGGGAATCAAAAACCGTCCGATCCGTGCCATGGTAGTAGGAATTCCCAATGTGGGAAAATCTACATTTATCAATACTTTTGCAGGCAGAGCGTGTGCCAAGACCGGAAATAAACCAGGAGTTACCAAAGGCAAACAGTGGATCCGCCTGAATAAAGGGGTAGAACTTCTGGATACACCTGGAATCCTCTGGCCGAAGTTTGAAGATCAGCAGGTTGGAATGCGTCTGGCATGTGTGGGATCTATCAAAGATGATATCCTGAATATGGAAGAACTTTCTTTATGGTTGATCGATTATCTGCGGGAACATTATGCAGGGATTCTTTCTGCCAGATATGAAGTTGAAGAAGAAGGGGCTGCTGTAGAAGTCTTAGAACGGATCGCAAGGGCCAGGGGATGTCTGAAGAAACAGGAAGAACTGGACTATGCCAAAGCAGCTCTGGTATTATTTGACGATTTCCGCTCCGGCAAGATCGGAAGGATCACTCTTGAATGGCCGACAGCAGAGAACGAGGAAAAGTGA
- the lepB gene encoding signal peptidase I, producing the protein MNIKKWKECPGFQETKGRLETHLEDKKTRNIFNWVFQIIVTLVFAIVVGIVMFQSVTIQESSMEPTLTVGEKLFVNRGIYKVSSPERGDIIVFKTNGSDEAALHIGRVIGLPGETVQISNGRVLINGEIYEESGNLPEMTNAGLASSSVSLENGEYFVLGDNRNNSEDSRYADIGNVKKKYIVGKLWFVISPKDKSGFLKG; encoded by the coding sequence ATGAATATAAAAAAGTGGAAAGAGTGTCCCGGATTTCAGGAGACAAAAGGCAGACTGGAAACCCATCTGGAAGATAAAAAGACCAGAAATATTTTTAACTGGGTATTTCAGATTATTGTCACTCTGGTCTTTGCCATAGTGGTGGGGATTGTGATGTTTCAGTCTGTGACGATACAGGAGAGTTCTATGGAGCCTACGCTGACAGTAGGAGAGAAACTGTTTGTAAACCGTGGGATTTATAAGGTATCTTCGCCGGAGCGGGGAGATATCATTGTGTTTAAAACAAACGGAAGTGATGAAGCAGCTCTTCATATCGGCCGTGTGATCGGACTTCCCGGAGAAACTGTACAGATTTCCAATGGCAGAGTGCTGATCAATGGTGAAATTTATGAAGAAAGCGGCAATCTTCCGGAAATGACCAATGCAGGACTGGCCTCCAGTTCTGTTTCCCTGGAGAATGGGGAATATTTTGTCCTTGGTGACAACAGAAACAACAGTGAAGACAGCCGGTATGCAGATATCGGAAATGTAAAAAAGAAATATATTGTGGGAAAATTATGGTTTGTAATTTCCCCCAAAGATAAAAGCGGATTTTTGAAAGGTTAG
- the rplS gene encoding 50S ribosomal protein L19 codes for MNEIIKNIEAAQLKAEVPEFNTGDTVRVHALIKEGNRERVQIFEGTVLKKQGGSNRATFTVRKNSNGVGVEKTWPLHSPHVVKVEVIRRGKVRRAKLNYLRDRVGKAAKVKELVK; via the coding sequence ATGAACGAAATTATCAAAAACATTGAAGCTGCTCAGTTAAAAGCTGAAGTTCCGGAATTCAACACCGGTGACACTGTAAGAGTACACGCACTGATCAAAGAGGGAAACCGTGAGCGTGTTCAGATCTTCGAAGGAACAGTTCTGAAGAAACAGGGTGGAAGCAACAGAGCAACCTTTACAGTAAGAAAGAATTCCAACGGTGTTGGTGTTGAGAAAACATGGCCGCTGCATTCCCCACACGTAGTTAAAGTAGAAGTGATCCGTCGTGGTAAAGTACGTCGTGCGAAACTGAACTACTTAAGAGACCGTGTAGGTAAAGCTGCTAAGGTAAAAGAGCTGGTTAAATAA
- a CDS encoding methionyl aminopeptidase, translated as MSAKIGRNDPCWCGSGKKYKKCHEAFDEKMELMKQKGYAVLDHSLIKTPEQIEKIKESCKINVAVLDYVAEHIRPGISTAEIDRWVHEETVRHGGIPAPLNYEGFPKSVCTSINEVVCHGIPNEEEILQEGDIINVDVSTIYNGYYSDSSRMFCIGKVSPEKEKLVKVTKECVEIGVSKVVPWTPIGNMGSAVHQHAVKNGYSVVREIGGHGVGIEFHEDPWVSYVSQENTGVLMVPGMMFTIEPMVNMGSDEIYTDEEDDWTVRTEDGLPSAQWEVTVLVTETGCEVICW; from the coding sequence ATGTCTGCAAAAATTGGAAGAAATGATCCGTGTTGGTGCGGAAGTGGAAAAAAATATAAAAAATGCCATGAGGCGTTTGATGAAAAAATGGAACTCATGAAACAGAAAGGATATGCTGTACTGGATCATAGCCTGATTAAGACACCGGAACAGATCGAGAAGATCAAAGAGAGCTGTAAGATCAATGTGGCAGTTCTGGATTATGTGGCAGAACATATCCGCCCGGGCATTTCCACTGCTGAGATCGACCGATGGGTACATGAGGAAACGGTAAGACACGGAGGTATTCCGGCTCCACTGAATTATGAAGGTTTTCCGAAAAGCGTATGCACTTCCATCAATGAAGTAGTATGCCATGGAATCCCCAATGAGGAAGAGATCCTGCAGGAGGGGGACATTATTAACGTAGATGTTTCTACTATTTATAATGGATATTATTCTGATTCATCCAGAATGTTCTGCATCGGTAAAGTAAGTCCTGAGAAGGAGAAACTGGTAAAAGTAACCAAAGAGTGTGTGGAAATCGGTGTTTCCAAGGTAGTACCGTGGACACCTATCGGAAATATGGGCAGTGCAGTCCATCAGCATGCAGTAAAAAATGGTTACAGCGTAGTACGGGAGATCGGCGGTCATGGAGTGGGAATTGAATTCCATGAAGATCCCTGGGTAAGCTATGTTTCCCAGGAGAACACAGGAGTGCTGATGGTACCGGGTATGATGTTTACCATTGAACCTATGGTAAACATGGGCAGCGATGAGATCTACACAGATGAAGAGGACGACTGGACAGTCCGTACGGAGGACGGCCTTCCTTCTGCACAGTGGGAAGTGACAGTTCTTGTGACAGAAACAGGATGTGAAGTGATCTGCTGGTAA